Proteins from a genomic interval of Pseudomonas paeninsulae:
- the ccmD gene encoding heme exporter protein CcmD has product MSFTSFAAFFAMGTHGAYVWSSFGISLAVLALNVALPLLARRRYLQDEARRLRREKLQ; this is encoded by the coding sequence ATGAGCTTCACCTCGTTTGCCGCGTTTTTCGCCATGGGTACTCATGGTGCCTATGTCTGGTCGTCCTTTGGCATCAGCCTGGCTGTGCTGGCGCTGAATGTTGCGCTGCCGCTGTTGGCGCGCCGCCGTTACCTGCAAGACGAGGCGCGTCGTTTGCGCCGGGAGAAGTTGCAATGA
- the ccmE gene encoding cytochrome c maturation protein CcmE: MNPVRKKRLFIVLAILAGVGIAVALALSALQQNINLFYTPTQIANGEAPQDTRIRAGGLVEEGSVTRSSNSLETDFVVTDGAENVTIRYSGILPDLFREGQGIVAMGKVNADGVLIADQVLAKHDENYMPPEVMHALEQSAMKQKYDAAQQGGAQ, translated from the coding sequence ATGAATCCTGTTCGCAAGAAGCGCCTGTTCATCGTCTTGGCGATCTTGGCCGGTGTGGGTATCGCCGTGGCCTTGGCGCTGAGTGCGCTGCAACAGAACATCAACCTGTTCTATACCCCGACCCAGATCGCCAACGGCGAGGCGCCGCAGGACACGCGTATCCGCGCCGGTGGGTTGGTGGAAGAGGGCTCGGTCACGCGCTCCAGCAACTCTCTGGAAACCGATTTCGTGGTGACCGACGGGGCAGAAAACGTGACTATTCGCTACAGCGGCATCCTTCCGGATCTGTTCCGTGAAGGCCAGGGCATCGTGGCCATGGGCAAGGTCAATGCCGATGGCGTGCTGATCGCCGACCAGGTGCTGGCCAAGCACGATGAAAACTACATGCCCCCGGAAGTCATGCATGCATTGGAGCAAAGTGCAATGAAGCAAAAATATGACGCGGCTCAACAAGGGGGTGCGCAATGA
- a CDS encoding heme lyase CcmF/NrfE family subunit, which produces MIPELGHLAMILALCLTLVQASLPMIGAWRGDRQWMSLAVPAAWGQFAFLVFAFICLTYAFMVDDFSVAYVAHNSNSALPWYYKFSAVWGAHEGSLLLWALILAGWTFAVSIFSRQLPEEMLARVLGVMGMISVGFLLFLIVTSNPFERLLPNSPVDGRDLNPLLQDFGLIIHPPMLYMGYVGFSVAFAFAIAALLGGKLDAAWARWSRPWTVVAWAFLGIGIALGSWWAYYELGWGGWWFWDPVENASFMPWLVGTALIHSLAVTEKRGVFKSWTVLLAIAAFSLSLLGTFLVRSGVLTSVHAFATDPARGVFILAFLLIVVGGSLTLFAIRAPVVKSQVGFALWSRETLLFVNNLILVVAAAMILLGTLYPLVLDAMTGAKLSVGPPYFNALFVPLIGLLMAMMAIGVLVRWKDTPLRWLLGMLAPVLVGSGALAVLATFMLGDFSWAVLGVCLLAGWVVLAGVRDIYAKTRHKGLLKGLPSLTRSYWGMQTAHLGLAVCALGVILTSTGSFERDMRMAPGDSVEMGGYQFIFEGAEHFEGPNFTSDKGTVRILEDGQQIAVLYPEKRLYSVQQSVMTEAGIDAGITRDLFVALGEPLEDGAWAVRVHIKPFVRWIWFGALLMGFGGFLSASDKRYRMKVTTRVREALGMAGAQA; this is translated from the coding sequence ATGATCCCCGAACTTGGCCACCTGGCAATGATTCTGGCGCTGTGCCTGACCCTGGTGCAAGCCAGCTTGCCGATGATCGGTGCCTGGCGCGGCGATCGGCAGTGGATGAGCCTGGCGGTGCCGGCGGCCTGGGGCCAGTTCGCCTTCCTGGTATTTGCCTTTATCTGCCTGACCTATGCCTTCATGGTCGACGACTTTTCCGTCGCCTATGTGGCCCACAACTCCAACAGCGCGCTGCCCTGGTACTACAAATTCAGTGCGGTGTGGGGCGCGCATGAAGGCTCGCTGCTGCTCTGGGCGCTGATTCTGGCCGGCTGGACCTTCGCCGTGTCGATTTTCTCCAGGCAGTTGCCCGAGGAGATGCTCGCCCGCGTGCTCGGCGTGATGGGCATGATCAGCGTCGGCTTCTTGCTGTTCCTTATCGTCACCTCCAACCCGTTCGAACGCTTGCTGCCGAACAGTCCGGTAGACGGCCGCGACCTCAATCCACTGCTGCAGGATTTCGGTCTGATCATCCATCCGCCGATGCTGTATATGGGCTACGTCGGTTTCTCGGTGGCCTTCGCCTTCGCCATCGCCGCCTTGCTCGGCGGCAAGCTGGATGCGGCCTGGGCGCGCTGGTCGCGGCCCTGGACCGTCGTCGCCTGGGCCTTCCTCGGTATCGGTATCGCCCTCGGTTCCTGGTGGGCCTATTACGAGCTTGGCTGGGGCGGCTGGTGGTTCTGGGATCCTGTGGAGAACGCCTCCTTCATGCCATGGCTGGTCGGCACCGCGCTGATTCACTCTCTGGCGGTGACAGAGAAGCGCGGCGTGTTCAAGAGCTGGACGGTGCTGCTGGCGATTGCCGCCTTCTCCCTGAGCCTGCTCGGCACCTTCCTGGTCCGTTCCGGAGTGCTGACCTCGGTGCATGCATTTGCCACCGACCCTGCGCGTGGCGTGTTCATCCTGGCCTTCCTGCTAATCGTGGTCGGTGGTTCGCTGACCCTGTTCGCCATCCGTGCACCGGTGGTCAAGAGTCAGGTCGGTTTCGCCCTGTGGTCGCGCGAGACCCTGCTGTTCGTGAATAACCTGATCCTGGTGGTGGCGGCCGCGATGATTCTGCTCGGCACCCTCTATCCGCTGGTGCTGGATGCCATGACCGGGGCCAAGCTGTCGGTCGGTCCGCCGTACTTCAACGCGCTGTTCGTGCCGCTGATTGGTCTGCTGATGGCGATGATGGCGATAGGCGTGCTGGTGCGCTGGAAGGACACGCCGCTGCGTTGGCTGCTTGGCATGCTGGCTCCGGTGCTGGTCGGCAGTGGGGCGTTGGCGGTACTGGCGACCTTTATGCTCGGCGACTTCAGCTGGGCGGTGCTGGGTGTCTGTCTGCTGGCTGGCTGGGTGGTATTGGCCGGGGTGCGCGACATTTATGCCAAGACCCGCCACAAGGGCCTACTCAAGGGCCTGCCAAGCCTGACCCGCAGCTATTGGGGTATGCAGACGGCGCACCTCGGCCTGGCCGTGTGCGCCCTTGGGGTTATCCTCACCAGCACAGGCAGCTTCGAGCGCGACATGCGCATGGCGCCGGGCGACTCGGTGGAGATGGGCGGTTACCAGTTCATCTTCGAGGGCGCCGAACACTTCGAAGGGCCGAACTTTACCTCGGACAAAGGCACCGTACGGATCCTCGAAGACGGCCAGCAGATTGCTGTGCTGTACCCGGAGAAACGCCTGTATAGCGTGCAGCAGTCGGTGATGACCGAGGCCGGAATCGACGCCGGCATCACCCGCGACCTGTTCGTGGCGCTGGGTGAGCCGCTGGAAGACGGCGCCTGGGCCGTGCGCGTGCACATCAAGCCGTTCGTGCGCTGGATCTGGTTCGGCGCCTTGCTGATGGGCTTTGGTGGTTTCCTCTCGGCTTCCGATAAGCGCTACCGGATGAAGGTGACCACTCGGGTGCGTGAAGCTCTGGGCATGGCGGGGGCGCAAGCATGA
- a CDS encoding DsbE family thiol:disulfide interchange protein — protein MKRLILLLPLAVFLAVALFLYRGLFLNPSELPSALIGKPFPGFSLPAVEGGETISQDDLKGKPALVNVWATWCVSCRVEHPVLNKLAQLGVTIHGVNYKDENAAAQKWLTEFHDPYQLNIDDAHGSLGLDLGVYGAPETFLIDKDGIIRHKFVGGIDERVWREQLAPLYQTLVDEVTP, from the coding sequence ATGAAGCGACTGATCCTGTTGTTGCCGTTGGCGGTCTTTCTCGCAGTGGCGCTGTTTCTCTACCGTGGCCTGTTTCTCAATCCGTCCGAGCTGCCTTCGGCGTTGATCGGCAAGCCATTTCCGGGGTTTTCCCTGCCGGCGGTAGAGGGCGGTGAAACCATCAGCCAGGACGACCTCAAGGGCAAGCCGGCGTTGGTCAATGTCTGGGCCACCTGGTGTGTATCCTGCCGGGTCGAGCACCCGGTATTGAACAAGCTGGCACAGCTGGGCGTGACCATCCATGGAGTCAATTACAAGGATGAAAACGCTGCGGCGCAGAAGTGGCTGACCGAATTCCACGATCCCTACCAGCTCAATATCGACGATGCGCATGGCTCGTTGGGTCTGGATCTGGGCGTGTATGGCGCGCCAGAGACCTTCCTGATCGACAAGGACGGCATCATCCGCCACAAGTTTGTTGGCGGGATCGACGAGCGGGTCTGGCGCGAACAACTGGCGCCGCTGTATCAAACGCTGGTCGATGAGGTCACGCCATGA
- a CDS encoding cytochrome c-type biogenesis protein → MRRLLSAAVLGLALLGTAQAAIDTYEFADEAQRQRYRNLIEELRCPKCQNQNIADSDAPIALDLRAEVYRMLGEGQSNEQVIEFLVSRYGDFVLYKPPVTARTLLLWYGPAGLLATGFVLLGVVVLRRRGKKSAGSSGLSADEQQRLAALLNQTPQDKKD, encoded by the coding sequence ATGAGGCGTTTACTCAGTGCCGCAGTGCTCGGCCTGGCCCTGCTCGGCACCGCTCAGGCGGCGATCGATACCTATGAATTCGCCGACGAGGCGCAGCGCCAGCGTTATCGCAACCTGATTGAAGAGCTGCGTTGCCCCAAGTGCCAGAACCAGAACATCGCCGACTCCGATGCGCCGATTGCCTTGGATCTGCGTGCCGAAGTCTACCGCATGCTGGGGGAGGGCCAGAGCAACGAGCAGGTCATTGAGTTCCTGGTGTCGCGCTACGGCGATTTCGTCCTCTACAAACCGCCGGTCACGGCCCGCACGCTGTTGCTGTGGTACGGCCCTGCAGGTCTGTTGGCCACTGGCTTCGTGCTGCTCGGCGTGGTCGTACTGCGTCGTCGTGGCAAGAAATCTGCGGGTTCGAGCGGTCTTTCCGCCGATGAGCAGCAACGCCTGGCTGCCCTGTTAAATCAAACGCCTCAGGATAAGAAAGACTGA